Below is a genomic region from Fusobacterium nucleatum.
TGATCATCACATAATTCAAGATCTTTTACATCTTGAAAATTTAAAAGGCAATCAATAAACTTTTTAGACTTACTATTTTTTTCTACCATAAATAAGTTCCTCTATTCTTTCTATTAAACTTTCTCCCTTTAACTTTTCTTCTTTTAGTAACTCTTCTCTTTTTCCATGTGGAATAATAGCAGATTTTAAAGCTATTCTATGAAGTGGTTTTTGTATTCCATTATCATTAAAAAATTCAAGAATAGCTGTACCAAAAGAATTTTTCACATAATTTTCTTCCAAAACAAAAATATTATCGTATTCCTTTATATAGTTTAATAGATAGTTTTCATCAAGAGGTTTTACAGAGGCTGCACTAACTACCGTACAATCAATTCCTCTATTTTGTAACTCATCATATATCTCTAATATTATTTTTAGCATAGTTCCCGTTGCTATAAATAAATTTTTACTGCCTTTTTTTATTACTTTCCATCTCCCAATTTCTAATGGCTCTTCATCTTCTATATCAAATATACTATCTCTTGGTATTCTTATAACCAATGGTCCTAAATTAAAATTTTTAGATATTTCAAGTGCCTGTTCCAATTCCTTAGCTGTTGTAGGACATAGCACAGTAAAATTTTGAATTGATAAAAAGAAAGATAAATCGTAAATCCCATTGTGAGTTTTCCCATCTTCTCCAACAATTCCACTTCTATCTATAATAAACCTAACTGGTAGATTTTGAATAGATACATCATGTATTAGCTGACTTACTGCTCTTTGAATAAAAGTTGAATAAATACATACATAAGGTTTCTTTCCTGATTTTGCTAATCCTGCTGCAAGAGTTACTGTAAATCCCTCTGCTATTCCAGTATCTATACATCTTTCAGGAAATTCTTCTGAAAATTTGTGAAGTCCTGTCCCCTTTATCATAGCTGCTGAAAGGGTATATATGTTTTCATCTTCTTTTCCTAACTCTAATATTTTATTTCCAAAAACTTCTGAATAAGAAATCGAACTTTTATATATATTTCCTGTTTCTATATTAAAAGGTGCTATCCCATGGAATTTTTCTTTATTCTCTTCTGCAAAACAATAGCCCTTTCCTTTTTCAGTTTTTACTAATAAAATAATAGGTCCTTTTAAATCTTTTACTTTTTTTAACATAGGTAACAATTTTTCTATATTATTACCCTCAAATACATTAAAAAATCTAAATCCTAAACTTTCTAAGGCATAAAATGGAGTTACATAACCTTTAATTGACCTTTCCAATCTTTCAAGAGTTCTCTTTACTCGATCTGCTTTTATTCTATTAATAAAAGATTTAACATCTTCTCTAAAATTTTGGTATTTTCCACTGGATATCACTTTTTTTAAAAATTTTGATATAAAACCAACATTTTCTCCAATGGACATTTCATTATCATTTACAATAATTAAAATATTTTCTAATTTTTTATAACCAATATAGTTCAGTGCCTCTAATGAATGACCATTTGATATAGAAGCATCTCCTACAACTACAATAACTTTTTTATTTGGATTTGCTATTGCAAAACCAACTGCTACTGGAAGTGCTGTACCTGCATGTCCCGATATAAAATGATCATAACTACTTTCATTTGGATCAAGAAAAGGTGAAAGTCCTTTTCTTGTTCTTATAGTGTCAAATTTTTCTGCCCTATCAGTTAATATCTTATATACATAAGCTTGGTGTCCTACATCAAAGAGGATAATATCCTCTTTGAAATCAAAAACTTCATCTAAGCAAACTGTCAGTTCAACAACACCAAGGTTTGGACCTAAATGTCCTCCATTTTTACTTACAACTTCTATTAAATTCTTTCTAATCTCTTCACATTTTTTTGTAAGTTCCTCATTCATAGTATCTCCAAACTTATATATTTTTCCATTCTAATGATATTGTTGGATTTTCTTTATTTTCTTTAAAAATAATTATAGTTCTTCCTATCATTCCAACTACTTCAAAATCTTTAATATCCATTAATTTTGAATAAATTATAGTTTTTTCTTCTTCACAATTTTGTAAAATTTTAACTTTTATAAGTTCTCTTGAAGCAATTGCATCAAGTATACTTTGAACTATATTTTGATTTAGTCCATCTTTACCTATTCTAACAATAGGCTCTAAATTATGTGCTTTCTTTTTTAAAAAAGCTCTCTTTTTACTATTCATATTTCTCCCTCATCTACTACTTTATTAACTTAATATCATAAAAATAAGTGAGTTACATTCCAGATTTTAAGGTAAAAAATTAAATAGAATGAGCCAAGCAAATCTTGCTGTGTTTGAGTGAAACGAGTTTAGCAAATTTCTTAGAAACACTTAGCAATTTATTGCTTAGAGTTTCTTAGATGCGAATTCTTAATTTTTATCTGTTAAGAAATCTGGCTAGTAACGAACTATTTTTAGTATTAATTTATATTTCTAATAACATAGGTAAAATAATTGGGTTTCTCTTTAATTTTTCATAGAAAAATCTTGATAGTAAATCTCTTACATGTCCTTTTAAATCTGCCCAATCCCTACCCAAATATGTTTCATTTTTATTGATATTTTTACTTAATAAATCTTGTGCTTCTTTTATAGTATCTTCTGAATCTTTATAATATACAAAACCTTTTGTTGACATTTCAGGACCTGAAACTATTTTTCCTGTTTCTTTATCAATAGAATATGCGACTATGACTATTCCATCTTCTGATAATTGTTGTCTATCTTTTATAACTTTACTTCCAATATCTCCAACACCTAAACCATCAACTAGAATTTCACCAGAATTTACTTTACCATTTATTTTTGCATATTCTTTTGTAACTTCTACTTTATCTCCATTTTGAGTTAAAAGAATTTTATCCTTTGGTACTCCTGTTTCAATAGCTGATCTCATATGTGCTTTTAGCATTCTATATTCACCATGAACTGGCATAAAGTGTCTTGGATTTATCAAGTTTAGCATTAATTTTTGTTCTTCTTTACTACCATGTCCTGATACATGTATACCTGCAAGCTTTTTAAAAACTAAATCAACATCATATTTTAAAATGTTATTTATATTTGTTGATACTGCTTTTTCATTTCCTGGTATAGGAGTAGATGAAATTATTACAGTATCTCCTTCTCTTAAAGCTATATGTTTATGCATA
It encodes:
- the dxs gene encoding 1-deoxy-D-xylulose-5-phosphate synthase, encoding MNEELTKKCEEIRKNLIEVVSKNGGHLGPNLGVVELTVCLDEVFDFKEDIILFDVGHQAYVYKILTDRAEKFDTIRTRKGLSPFLDPNESSYDHFISGHAGTALPVAVGFAIANPNKKVIVVVGDASISNGHSLEALNYIGYKKLENILIIVNDNEMSIGENVGFISKFLKKVISSGKYQNFREDVKSFINRIKADRVKRTLERLERSIKGYVTPFYALESLGFRFFNVFEGNNIEKLLPMLKKVKDLKGPIILLVKTEKGKGYCFAEENKEKFHGIAPFNIETGNIYKSSISYSEVFGNKILELGKEDENIYTLSAAMIKGTGLHKFSEEFPERCIDTGIAEGFTVTLAAGLAKSGKKPYVCIYSTFIQRAVSQLIHDVSIQNLPVRFIIDRSGIVGEDGKTHNGIYDLSFFLSIQNFTVLCPTTAKELEQALEISKNFNLGPLVIRIPRDSIFDIEDEEPLEIGRWKVIKKGSKNLFIATGTMLKIILEIYDELQNRGIDCTVVSAASVKPLDENYLLNYIKEYDNIFVLEENYVKNSFGTAILEFFNDNGIQKPLHRIALKSAIIPHGKREELLKEEKLKGESLIERIEELIYGRKK
- the yhbY gene encoding ribosome assembly RNA-binding protein YhbY, whose protein sequence is MNSKKRAFLKKKAHNLEPIVRIGKDGLNQNIVQSILDAIASRELIKVKILQNCEEEKTIIYSKLMDIKDFEVVGMIGRTIIIFKENKENPTISLEWKNI